Part of the Cyanobacteriota bacterium genome is shown below.
AAGAAGTGACTGACTCTGATAACCAGCAGGGATCAGAACAACAACCAGCAGATGAGCCTTCTATTGAGTTATCGGATGCTTCATCTGATATATCTGCTCAAAGCATGCAGGACATGTCGGTATCCTCGTCTGACAACTCAGAAAGTGAGCCATCTCCGACTGATGATGCTGAACAGGTGGCTGAAGCTCAGGATGATGCGGGCAAATTGCAGCGGCTAGAGAGTGAAATTGCCGAACTCAAGGCTCAACTCGAAGAGCGTACTAACCTGTATATCCGGCTGCAGGCAGATTTTGATAACTTTCGGAAGCGGACTCAGCGAGAGAAAGAAGAGCTAGATCTACAGGTTAAGTGCTCTACGATCGCAGAATTGCTACCTGTCGTTGATAATTTTGACCGTGCTCGTTCTCAGTTAAAGCCTCAGACTGAAGAAGCGACTAACATTCATAAGAGTTATCAGGGAGTCTACAAGCAACTGGTTGATTGCTTAAAGCGTATCGGTGTTTCGCCAATGCGCTCTGAGGGTCAAGAGTTTGACCCAAGCCTACATGAAGCTGTCATTCGAGAGCCAACTGATCAATATCCAGAAGGCACTGTTATTGAAGAGTTGGTGAGAGGGTATGTTCTAGGAGAAAAGGTTTTACGACATGCGATGGTAAAAGTAGCCACTGCACCAGAGTCTAGTAGCAGTAGTACTGATTCTGAAGAGTGAGAGGATTGTAATGCTGTGGGCTAGGCCTTCCTGGTCTACTAGGTAGAGG
Proteins encoded:
- the grpE gene encoding nucleotide exchange factor GrpE, which produces MTDSDNQQGSEQQPADEPSIELSDASSDISAQSMQDMSVSSSDNSESEPSPTDDAEQVAEAQDDAGKLQRLESEIAELKAQLEERTNLYIRLQADFDNFRKRTQREKEELDLQVKCSTIAELLPVVDNFDRARSQLKPQTEEATNIHKSYQGVYKQLVDCLKRIGVSPMRSEGQEFDPSLHEAVIREPTDQYPEGTVIEELVRGYVLGEKVLRHAMVKVATAPESSSSSTDSEE